In Primulina eburnea isolate SZY01 chromosome 3, ASM2296580v1, whole genome shotgun sequence, one DNA window encodes the following:
- the LOC140825599 gene encoding ataxin-3 homolog, translated as MDSYSVGGGASNGGMLYHEVQESKLCAVHCVNTVLQGPFFSEFDLAAVASDLDRTERQMMLGSVTGDFFPDLSHNVSLDGDFSIQVVEKALEVWGLEVIPLDNPVAEPAQIDPEMENAFICHLQDHWFCIRKVNEEWYNFDSLYPAPEHLSKFYLSAYLDSLKGFGWSIFLVRGNFPKECPVSSSEASNGYGQWLLPEDAERITKSCNSTTKTHQSAAQQHSDHYIKHDEAEMLQDDEDEDLKAAIAASLVDSPIAIETIPAPAESENKNSGAEQA; from the exons ATGGACAGCTACTCGGTAGGTGGAGGGGCCAGCAATGGGGGGATGTTGTACCACGAGGTACAAGAGTCGAAGCTATGCGCAGTGCACTGCGTTAACACGGTTTTGCAGGGACCTTTCTTCTCAGAGTTCGATTTGGCGGCGGTCGCTTCCGATCTCGATCGAACCGAGCGGCAGATGATGCTCGGTTCTGTCACCGGAGATTTTTTCCCAGACCTATCGCACAACGTTTCTCTCGATGGAGACTTCAGTATCCAG GTAGTGGAAAAAGCTTTGGAGGTGTGGGGTTTGGAAGTCATTCCCCTGGACAATCCTGTGGCTGAGCCAGCCCAGATAGACCCAGAAATGGAAAATGCATTTATATGCCACTTGCAAGACCATTGGTTTTGCATCAGAAAAGTGAATGAAGAGTGGTACAATTTTGACAGTCTCTACCCAGCACCCGAGCATCTCTCAAAGTTTTACCTTTCAGCCTACCTAGACTCTTTGAAGGGCTTTGGCTGGAGTATTTTCCTTGTGAGGGGGAATTTTCCGAAGGAGTGTCCCGTCTCATCCTCTGAAGCTTCTAATGGTTATGGGCAGTGGCTGTTGCCCGAAGATGCGGAGAGGATCACCAAGTCATGCAACTCGACCACGAAAACCCATCAAAGTGCTGCTCAACAGCATTCTGATCACTACATCAAGCATGATGAAGCAGAAATGCTACAAGATGATGAAGATGAGGATTTGAAAGCTGCAATAGCTGCGAGTTTGGTGGATTCTCCAATAGCGATTGAAACAATACCTGCTCCCGCAGAAAGTGAAAATAAAAACAGCGGTGCAGAACAGGCATGA